The Chloroflexota bacterium genome has a window encoding:
- a CDS encoding PTS sugar transporter subunit IIB: MPVIHVRMDNRLIHGQILVSWNAEFKIDHIIVTNDQVAADPLQVTLLKAVAPIGAKVSVLSIKDCVAYCNGNPEAEKENIFIIAKFPEDGLALVENGLKMPVLNLGNQAFVRGSKKISNTVYLTESGVKALKKLHEMGIRITCRMMPSDPDTEYWPVIEKTLPEWAK; the protein is encoded by the coding sequence ATGCCAGTCATTCATGTACGTATGGATAATCGCTTGATTCACGGCCAGATCCTGGTGTCCTGGAACGCCGAGTTCAAAATCGACCACATCATCGTGACCAACGACCAGGTAGCCGCCGATCCACTGCAAGTAACACTTTTAAAGGCGGTGGCGCCTATTGGCGCCAAAGTATCGGTGCTTTCCATCAAGGACTGTGTAGCTTATTGCAATGGCAATCCTGAGGCGGAGAAGGAGAACATCTTCATTATCGCCAAATTCCCGGAGGACGGGTTAGCTCTAGTGGAAAATGGTTTGAAAATGCCGGTCCTGAACCTGGGCAATCAGGCTTTTGTGCGCGGTTCCAAAAAGATTTCCAATACGGTGTATCTGACGGAATCCGGCGTGAAGGCTTTGAAGAAGCTGCATGAGATGGGTATCCGCATCACCTGCCGCATGATGCCCTCGGATCCAGATACGGAGTATTGGCCTGTTATTGAAAAGACCTTACCGGAATGGGCCAAGTAG
- a CDS encoding PTS sugar transporter subunit IIA, which yields MVGIVVVCHGAMGDGLLDASRMIVGEQKGVVAVNLREEDSVESLMDRVAAAVEKVNSGDGVLILVDVFGASPFNASARLAMQRDQIEVVSGVSLPMLLEVAVQREGQSLAELVEVAREAGISSIRTLSETLGRKPVEQ from the coding sequence TTGGTTGGAATTGTCGTTGTCTGTCACGGCGCGATGGGAGATGGGCTGCTGGATGCATCGCGCATGATCGTTGGTGAGCAGAAGGGTGTTGTGGCGGTCAACCTGCGCGAGGAAGACAGCGTGGAAAGCTTGATGGATCGCGTTGCGGCAGCCGTAGAAAAAGTGAATAGTGGGGATGGCGTCCTAATCCTGGTGGATGTTTTCGGAGCTAGCCCCTTCAATGCCAGTGCCCGATTGGCCATGCAGCGTGATCAGATCGAGGTAGTATCTGGTGTGAGCCTGCCCATGCTGCTGGAAGTTGCTGTCCAACGAGAGGGTCAGAGCCTGGCAGAGTTGGTGGAGGTCGCGCGCGAGGCAGGGATCAGCAGCATCCGTACTTTGTCAGAGACTTTGGGCAGAAAGCCCGTTGAGCAATAA
- a CDS encoding SIS domain-containing protein: MKYIEYLDEVCKSIQRMKETQKEAIRKAAALVGDTIIGGGLVYTFGSGHSQLLSQEVHARAGGLYPVVQIVDPMWGRAERLEGFADVLLKGLPLKAGETIFVISNSGRNPEPIEVAMRAKEMGLHVIAVTSLAHSKSVSSRHSSGKKLYELGDVVLDTGTPPGDACLDFEGLPVKAGAVSTVLGAALMNAVMVEAIQYILDKGETPPVLMSANLDGSDEYNARVMARYQTRVGSVFGLHS; the protein is encoded by the coding sequence ATGAAGTACATAGAATATCTCGATGAAGTATGCAAGTCCATACAAAGAATGAAAGAGACACAAAAGGAAGCCATACGCAAGGCCGCGGCACTCGTGGGCGATACGATTATCGGCGGTGGTCTGGTATACACCTTTGGCAGTGGCCATTCGCAACTGCTATCGCAAGAAGTCCATGCGCGTGCTGGTGGATTATACCCCGTGGTGCAGATCGTGGATCCCATGTGGGGTCGTGCTGAGCGTCTAGAAGGTTTTGCCGATGTCTTGCTGAAGGGCTTGCCGCTCAAAGCTGGCGAGACGATCTTTGTCATCTCCAATTCCGGACGAAATCCGGAACCTATCGAAGTAGCCATGCGGGCTAAAGAAATGGGCTTGCATGTGATTGCGGTTACTTCGTTAGCCCACTCCAAAAGCGTATCATCGCGCCATTCCAGTGGCAAGAAATTGTACGAACTTGGGGATGTGGTGCTGGACACGGGGACACCGCCTGGCGATGCCTGCTTGGATTTCGAAGGCTTGCCTGTGAAGGCAGGAGCCGTGTCCACTGTGCTTGGCGCCGCCCTGATGAATGCTGTGATGGTTGAGGCTATCCAGTATATATTGGATAAAGGGGAAACTCCTCCCGTGTTGATGAGTGCGAACCTGGATGGCTCTGACGAATACAATGCCCGCGTAATGGCGCGTTATCAAACGCGTGTAGGCAGCGTATTTGGTTTGCACTCATAA
- a CDS encoding PTS system mannose/fructose/sorbose family transporter subunit IID, with translation MAQKKLTRADLMSAFWRYVFLFQCGWNYERMQSVGYCFSILPVLKKTRPDPEEFKEAFITNLNFFNTNPVVGAPLIIGAHIALEEAGASLETTEGLKVGLMGPLAGVGDTLVWALYNSIIFSIGSVMALQGNALGPILVILLVFFPYLAVRYWQFFWAYNQGTNIVAQLGSGAIQRITELATIAGLIVVGGFAPSIVRLTTPLKWAREVVVRGEKVTQTVEVQPQLDAIMPYLLPVLVTFLAYWLLKKKGWSPTRVIVVLVIIGFVGGALGIFG, from the coding sequence ATGGCACAGAAGAAACTCACCCGTGCTGACCTGATGTCGGCGTTTTGGCGTTATGTTTTCCTGTTCCAGTGCGGCTGGAACTATGAACGCATGCAGTCTGTAGGTTACTGCTTCTCGATACTTCCTGTCTTGAAGAAGACCCGCCCCGATCCAGAGGAGTTCAAGGAAGCCTTCATTACCAACCTGAACTTCTTTAACACCAACCCGGTAGTAGGTGCTCCGCTGATTATTGGCGCACACATCGCGTTGGAGGAGGCAGGGGCATCTCTGGAGACAACGGAGGGCCTTAAGGTTGGCCTGATGGGTCCGCTGGCTGGCGTGGGTGATACCCTGGTCTGGGCGCTCTACAATAGCATCATCTTCAGCATTGGCTCTGTCATGGCCCTCCAGGGCAACGCGCTGGGGCCAATTCTGGTCATCCTGCTGGTCTTCTTCCCCTATCTGGCTGTTCGTTACTGGCAGTTCTTCTGGGCATACAACCAGGGTACGAACATTGTGGCACAGTTGGGTAGCGGAGCCATCCAGCGGATTACGGAACTGGCTACTATTGCTGGGTTGATCGTGGTGGGTGGCTTTGCGCCCTCCATCGTGCGCCTAACCACTCCGCTCAAATGGGCGCGCGAAGTGGTTGTGCGCGGCGAAAAAGTGACACAAACAGTTGAAGTGCAGCCCCAGTTGGATGCGATCATGCCGTATTTGCTGCCTGTGTTGGTCACCTTCCTGGCGTATTGGTTGCTTAAGAAGAAGGGCTGGAGTCCTACGCGCGTGATCGTCGTCCTGGTGATCATTGGCTTTGTGGGCGGTGCACTAGGGATCTTTGGCTAA
- a CDS encoding PTS sugar transporter subunit IIC: MLTALVLAIWAYLCIYDILGPCFFLGFRPLIAGFVAGILVGDVQTGMMVGGTLELMALGVYTYGGATIPDYTVGAILGTYFGKAVGFETGVALAIPAALLLTQVDIVNRFLNFVFVHRADRYAEEGNATAFDRMMIFTSHIIWGLSRAIPVFLAVAFGEGLVKGVSSFFEANPWFAKGITVTGGILPALGFAMLLKILPVEQYPAFLLIGFVMYAYLKMPLVGIALAAFAIALVFQQLKYRPKEA, from the coding sequence ATGCTAACGGCTTTAGTTTTGGCGATTTGGGCCTATTTGTGTATTTACGATATCCTTGGTCCGTGCTTCTTCCTCGGATTTCGCCCTCTGATCGCTGGCTTTGTTGCAGGGATCCTCGTGGGCGATGTCCAGACAGGCATGATGGTCGGCGGCACGTTGGAGTTGATGGCTCTCGGCGTTTATACCTATGGTGGTGCCACGATCCCTGATTATACGGTTGGGGCGATCCTGGGCACGTATTTTGGCAAAGCCGTGGGCTTTGAGACAGGGGTTGCTTTGGCTATCCCAGCGGCTCTGTTGCTGACGCAAGTGGATATCGTGAACCGCTTCCTCAACTTTGTCTTCGTGCACCGCGCAGACCGCTATGCAGAGGAGGGCAATGCCACTGCCTTTGACCGCATGATGATTTTCACAAGCCATATTATTTGGGGCTTGTCACGAGCTATTCCCGTGTTCCTGGCAGTGGCCTTTGGCGAAGGGCTGGTGAAAGGCGTGTCCAGCTTCTTCGAGGCAAATCCCTGGTTTGCCAAGGGCATTACCGTCACCGGCGGAATTCTGCCTGCTCTGGGATTCGCAATGCTGCTCAAGATCTTGCCTGTCGAGCAATATCCCGCTTTCTTGTTGATTGGGTTCGTGATGTATGCTTACCTCAAGATGCCCCTTGTTGGCATCGCGCTGGCAGCCTTTGCTATTGCATTGGTCTTCCAGCAACTGAAGTATCGGCCTAAGGAGGCATAA
- a CDS encoding Rieske 2Fe-2S domain-containing protein: MEWKPIGPENMLADGMMTEIKVGDITVLLARVEGTYYAVQGLCPHQKAHLARGKLGGFVVTCPGHKSQFDLRDGRNLVWLPKLPPLARRMAEALKKPEGLQAFRTRVEDGQVWVEIG, translated from the coding sequence ATGGAATGGAAACCTATAGGCCCAGAGAACATGCTCGCTGATGGCATGATGACCGAGATAAAAGTAGGCGATATCACTGTACTTCTAGCTCGGGTGGAAGGCACCTATTACGCTGTCCAGGGTCTTTGTCCACATCAGAAGGCACATCTGGCACGCGGAAAACTGGGCGGATTTGTTGTTACTTGCCCAGGACACAAGTCGCAGTTCGACCTGCGTGACGGACGCAATCTGGTGTGGCTTCCTAAGCTCCCCCCACTGGCGCGTCGGATGGCTGAAGCGCTCAAGAAACCAGAAGGACTGCAGGCCTTCCGCACGCGAGTGGAGGATGGGCAAGTGTGGGTTGAGATTGGCTAA
- a CDS encoding HAD family hydrolase has protein sequence MTMLGDISQIQALLFDLDGTLLDAFDQYALSLIAAIKYFHLPTPTRERVRQLMGSSGDYALLSLGVQPEQVQEAHWRWVEWAQAIAHLARPFPSVVPLLKRLRHAGYRLGIVTSRPHRSVKVTPSAVELVSLVDLLVARDDTVEGKPHPEPVLYALNRLSLSPEQAAYVGDAHYDIEAGRRAGCLTILATWDGMHLDPNGKYQPHFTVASPDELADLVLNRK, from the coding sequence ATGACAATGTTAGGGGATATCTCACAGATACAGGCTCTGTTGTTTGACCTCGATGGTACACTGCTGGATGCTTTCGACCAGTACGCGCTCTCTTTGATCGCTGCAATAAAATATTTCCATCTCCCGACGCCAACACGTGAACGCGTGCGCCAATTGATGGGAAGTTCTGGAGACTATGCTCTCCTCAGCCTGGGAGTACAACCTGAGCAGGTTCAAGAGGCGCATTGGCGCTGGGTGGAGTGGGCGCAGGCTATTGCTCACTTGGCGCGTCCTTTCCCCAGCGTGGTGCCTTTGCTGAAGCGCCTGCGTCATGCTGGCTACCGCTTGGGCATTGTCACTTCGCGCCCACACCGCAGTGTCAAGGTCACCCCATCGGCAGTGGAACTGGTTTCGCTGGTGGACCTGCTGGTGGCGCGCGATGATACGGTGGAGGGGAAGCCCCATCCAGAGCCTGTGTTGTATGCCTTGAACAGGCTTTCCCTGTCGCCAGAACAAGCCGCCTATGTGGGCGATGCGCATTACGACATCGAGGCGGGACGGCGCGCTGGTTGCCTCACTATCCTGGCGACATGGGACGGCATGCACCTCGATCCAAATGGTAAGTACCAACCTCATTTTACGGTTGCCTCGCCTGATGAATTGGCTGACCTGGTGCTAAACAGAAAATAG
- a CDS encoding glycosyltransferase family 4 protein: MRRKSRSREVAIGFVSTRLSGTDGVSLEVGKWADILTRFGFECFYFVGESDRPQERSYVVEEAHFNHPDIRAVHADLFDDYIRSPKTSRAVQRLTQFLKRHLRKFVRTFGIRLLIVENALSLPMNVPLGLALTELIAETNLHTIAHHHDFYWERHRYALSGAADYLRAAFPPALPSICHVVINSFAAQQLALRTGNGSVLIPNVMDFDTPPPEPDAYAVEMRSELGIAADEFFLLQPTRIVPRKRIEHSIELARRLDAPCVLVISHEAGDEGHAYEAYLRDYARLVGVRVLFASDRIHYDRGWTADGRPIYSLADAYQQANLVTYPSLVEGFGNAFLETIYYRRPIVMSTYEIFKTDIQPKGFRVIGFDEFIDENTVREARAVLYNPNLAKEMVDHNYALGTRYYSYRALERRLAALVDQCLGA; encoded by the coding sequence ATGAGAAGAAAATCACGGAGCCGGGAAGTGGCAATAGGGTTTGTGTCCACGCGCCTCTCCGGAACGGATGGTGTTTCGCTCGAGGTAGGCAAATGGGCTGACATCCTGACGCGCTTTGGCTTCGAATGCTTCTACTTCGTAGGAGAGTCTGATCGGCCTCAGGAGCGTTCTTACGTAGTGGAGGAAGCACACTTTAACCACCCAGATATCCGTGCCGTTCATGCAGATCTTTTTGATGACTACATCAGGTCACCTAAGACCTCACGAGCCGTGCAGAGATTGACCCAATTCCTGAAGAGGCATTTGCGCAAGTTTGTGCGCACCTTTGGCATCCGGCTGCTGATTGTGGAAAACGCCTTGTCTCTGCCCATGAACGTCCCCCTTGGACTGGCATTGACCGAGCTCATCGCTGAAACCAACTTGCACACTATCGCCCATCACCATGACTTTTACTGGGAACGCCATCGCTATGCCCTCTCTGGCGCTGCGGACTACCTACGAGCTGCTTTTCCACCCGCATTGCCTTCCATCTGCCATGTCGTCATCAACTCTTTTGCCGCTCAACAACTGGCCTTGCGCACAGGCAATGGATCGGTGCTCATCCCCAACGTGATGGACTTTGACACACCGCCACCAGAGCCAGATGCCTACGCTGTGGAAATGCGTTCTGAGCTGGGTATCGCTGCTGATGAATTCTTCCTCTTGCAGCCGACGCGCATCGTCCCGCGCAAGCGCATCGAACACTCCATTGAACTGGCACGACGTCTGGATGCCCCATGTGTGCTGGTCATCTCACACGAGGCCGGCGATGAAGGCCACGCCTACGAAGCCTATCTTCGCGATTATGCCCGCTTGGTTGGCGTGCGGGTGCTCTTCGCCTCAGACCGCATCCATTACGACCGCGGATGGACTGCCGATGGACGTCCTATCTATTCCCTGGCAGATGCCTACCAGCAGGCCAATTTGGTGACGTACCCATCGCTTGTCGAAGGATTCGGCAACGCCTTTCTGGAGACGATCTACTACCGCCGCCCCATCGTGATGAGCACTTACGAGATATTCAAGACCGATATCCAGCCCAAGGGCTTCCGTGTCATTGGTTTCGATGAGTTCATTGATGAGAATACGGTCCGTGAAGCGCGAGCGGTGCTGTACAACCCCAATCTGGCCAAGGAAATGGTTGACCACAACTATGCACTAGGGACACGCTACTATTCCTACCGTGCTTTGGAAAGGCGCTTGGCTGCTCTGGTAGATCAGTGTTTGGGGGCTTGA
- a CDS encoding glycosyltransferase family 4 protein has translation MAKSAVNRSASRTRSEELIDAQVVNQLPGTAAKARITILHYSAPPIVGGVEHTIYHHARLLAQAGYQVRVIAGRGEAFHPRVALHVLPEMDSRHPQVLAVKEELDRGQVTPQFGMLRDRVTDLLRPYIANTDVLIAHNLFTLHKNLPLTAALHRLLTEEPPPHPRTLAWHHDLAWQSRQYKDEMYTGYPWDLLRQPWPGVTQVTVSEPRRREVAALYSIAPEAVKVVPPGVDLPTFFRWTETTQHIESFYHLLDADLVLLLPARITRRKNIQLAVQVLAALREQTGLDARLVVTGPPGPHNPANVAYLAELQSLRRDLNLLNAAHFVYELGEEKQPLVPDNATMANLYLIADALLFPSLGEGFGIPMLEAGLLRLPIFCSRIPPLEATGGIEVHYFSPQADPAHVAALIASKLLADPAFRLRRRVLQEYRWETIVNNRVIPLIEEQVEE, from the coding sequence ATGGCCAAATCAGCCGTAAATCGGTCAGCGAGCAGAACGAGATCAGAAGAGCTCATTGACGCGCAGGTGGTGAACCAGCTGCCTGGCACCGCAGCGAAGGCGCGTATCACCATTTTGCACTATTCGGCACCACCCATCGTGGGCGGGGTAGAGCACACGATTTACCATCATGCGCGCTTGCTTGCTCAGGCTGGCTACCAAGTGCGAGTGATCGCTGGACGTGGCGAAGCTTTTCATCCGCGGGTTGCCCTTCACGTCCTACCAGAGATGGACTCGCGCCATCCGCAGGTGCTGGCGGTCAAAGAGGAGCTGGATCGTGGGCAGGTCACTCCACAGTTTGGAATGCTACGCGATCGCGTCACAGATCTCTTGCGCCCCTACATCGCGAACACGGATGTACTCATTGCCCACAACCTCTTTACTTTGCACAAGAACCTGCCATTGACCGCGGCACTGCACCGGTTGCTCACCGAAGAGCCGCCTCCTCACCCACGCACCTTGGCCTGGCATCACGACTTGGCCTGGCAAAGCCGCCAGTATAAGGATGAAATGTATACAGGTTACCCCTGGGATTTGCTGCGACAACCCTGGCCAGGAGTGACCCAGGTCACGGTCTCAGAGCCACGTCGAAGAGAAGTGGCGGCTCTCTATAGTATTGCCCCTGAAGCAGTGAAAGTAGTGCCACCCGGAGTAGACCTTCCCACCTTTTTCCGTTGGACGGAGACGACACAACATATTGAGTCGTTTTACCACCTGCTTGACGCAGACTTGGTGCTGTTGTTACCAGCACGTATCACCCGACGCAAGAACATCCAACTGGCTGTCCAAGTGCTGGCTGCATTGCGGGAGCAGACAGGCTTGGATGCACGGCTGGTAGTGACCGGCCCTCCAGGCCCGCATAACCCAGCCAATGTAGCCTACCTAGCAGAGCTGCAATCTCTGCGCCGTGATTTGAACCTGCTCAATGCAGCGCACTTTGTCTACGAACTGGGCGAGGAAAAGCAACCACTGGTGCCTGATAACGCAACAATGGCTAACCTCTATCTCATAGCAGATGCCCTGCTCTTCCCTAGCCTAGGGGAAGGGTTTGGCATCCCGATGCTCGAAGCAGGATTGCTGCGCCTGCCCATTTTCTGTAGCCGCATTCCCCCGCTAGAGGCTACAGGGGGAATAGAGGTTCACTATTTCTCGCCCCAAGCCGATCCAGCACACGTAGCAGCTTTGATTGCGAGCAAACTTCTGGCCGATCCTGCTTTCCGCCTGCGTCGTCGGGTATTGCAGGAATACCGTTGGGAAACGATCGTCAACAACCGGGTTATCCCATTAATAGAAGAACAAGTCGAGGAGTAA
- a CDS encoding cyclic-di-AMP receptor, whose amino-acid sequence MKLILAIVQSADAKELLDTLMAEGYRATKISSTGGFLVRGNTTILIGVEDDKVNAVLAILRKCCRPRREFVSPVVPLSDVATARGWTQPVQVAVGGATAFVLNVERFEHL is encoded by the coding sequence ATGAAACTCATTTTGGCCATTGTCCAAAGTGCAGATGCCAAAGAACTCTTGGATACCCTGATGGCCGAGGGATACCGCGCTACCAAAATCAGCAGCACAGGTGGATTTCTGGTGCGCGGCAATACGACCATCCTGATTGGCGTTGAAGATGACAAGGTAAACGCCGTGCTGGCCATCTTGCGCAAATGCTGCCGGCCGCGACGCGAGTTTGTCTCGCCAGTGGTGCCCTTGAGCGATGTGGCGACAGCACGGGGCTGGACGCAGCCAGTGCAGGTAGCAGTGGGTGGTGCAACAGCCTTCGTGCTGAATGTGGAACGCTTCGAGCACCTGTAA
- a CDS encoding glucosyl-3-phosphoglycerate synthase: MPFISRVVSLSGNPLRVIRRLATDYHALVIGTTLPESATTSTLGRVPAELLAQTELPIFLVRSFYPGGKEIPEVLLPLETISRPSLSEQVSRWFATNTFHWSEFRDVEQLVRNKRAQGLTISLVLPALNEEATVGKVITTIKAALMEEHPLLDEIILMDSGSADRTREIASSLGVPVYIHQEVLADEVGSYSGKGEALWKSLYVAQGDIIAWIDTDIVNIHPRFVIGILGPLLNWRRIQYVKGFYQRPIRVGSKVEVSGGGRVTELLARPMINLFFPELSGIVQPLAGEYAGRRSALECVPFFVGYGVEAGLLVDLLRQHGLQAIAQSNLEMRTHQHQELSDLSKMAFAILQVFASRLESRAQVRLLDDLTRTMKIIRSEPGRFCLDEEEITEHERPPMITIPAYRTKFHRDEGGC, from the coding sequence ATGCCTTTCATCTCGCGGGTTGTTTCGCTCAGCGGCAACCCGTTGAGGGTTATCCGGCGACTCGCCACCGACTACCACGCACTCGTCATCGGAACCACGCTGCCTGAATCGGCTACCACAAGCACCTTGGGCAGAGTGCCTGCTGAGCTTTTGGCTCAAACGGAGCTACCCATTTTTCTGGTGCGTTCCTTCTACCCAGGGGGCAAAGAAATCCCAGAAGTGCTGCTTCCTCTCGAGACAATCAGCCGGCCTTCGCTTTCCGAGCAGGTGAGTCGTTGGTTTGCGACGAATACTTTCCACTGGAGCGAATTCAGAGATGTGGAACAACTGGTGCGCAATAAAAGGGCACAGGGACTGACCATCAGTTTGGTGCTTCCAGCACTCAACGAGGAAGCGACGGTGGGCAAGGTCATCACCACAATCAAGGCGGCATTGATGGAGGAACACCCTCTCCTGGATGAGATCATCCTCATGGACAGCGGCTCCGCTGACCGCACCCGCGAAATTGCCTCCTCTTTGGGCGTACCAGTCTATATTCACCAAGAGGTACTGGCGGATGAAGTGGGCAGTTACAGTGGCAAAGGAGAAGCACTGTGGAAGAGCCTCTACGTGGCCCAAGGAGACATCATTGCCTGGATTGACACCGACATTGTCAACATCCATCCGCGTTTTGTCATCGGCATCCTGGGACCACTGCTGAACTGGAGACGCATCCAGTATGTGAAAGGTTTCTATCAACGTCCCATTCGAGTAGGAAGCAAGGTAGAAGTTAGCGGCGGGGGGCGAGTGACCGAGTTGCTGGCACGACCTATGATCAACCTCTTTTTCCCTGAACTCTCGGGGATTGTGCAGCCTCTAGCAGGCGAGTATGCCGGGCGGCGGAGCGCACTCGAATGCGTACCCTTCTTCGTTGGCTACGGTGTCGAAGCTGGCCTACTGGTGGATCTGTTGCGGCAACATGGCCTGCAGGCGATTGCTCAATCCAATTTGGAGATGCGCACGCACCAGCACCAGGAGCTAAGCGACTTAAGTAAGATGGCTTTCGCTATCCTACAGGTTTTTGCCTCGCGCCTGGAGTCGCGCGCCCAAGTGCGCTTGCTGGATGACCTGACCCGCACGATGAAGATCATCCGCAGTGAACCGGGGCGGTTTTGCCTAGATGAGGAAGAGATCACCGAACACGAGCGTCCTCCGATGATCACTATACCCGCCTACCGCACCAAATTCCATCGTGATGAAGGAGGGTGTTGA
- a CDS encoding FadR family transcriptional regulator, which yields MVFSPVKTQRVYMHIADQIKALILKGVFPEGSQLPPERELAEQLQVSRASLREALSALQILGLVETRPGQGTFISPGASTALALGNAWPEQDLESPFIILQARKAVEPAIAALAAQQRSEASLGHLQETLNWVGSSPTDAHAFYEGDRKFHLAIAEATENPVLLRMMTIVHELMGQKLWLTLMMGSTLATPGRWRQAVQEHHHIYKSIEAQNAELAATRMKEHLDMVEKFMIEADLARSSQPYVVL from the coding sequence ATGGTTTTTAGTCCGGTCAAGACGCAAAGGGTATATATGCACATAGCGGATCAGATCAAGGCTCTGATCCTCAAAGGCGTATTCCCCGAAGGGAGCCAATTGCCGCCTGAGCGCGAATTGGCCGAACAACTACAGGTTAGCCGCGCCTCCCTCCGAGAAGCCCTTAGTGCCCTGCAGATACTAGGTTTGGTTGAAACCCGGCCTGGGCAGGGCACTTTCATTTCTCCTGGCGCCTCCACCGCCCTTGCCCTTGGTAACGCTTGGCCGGAACAGGATCTGGAAAGCCCGTTCATCATCCTACAAGCCAGAAAAGCGGTAGAACCCGCTATCGCTGCCCTCGCCGCCCAACAGCGTTCCGAAGCATCCCTGGGCCACCTTCAAGAAACACTGAATTGGGTAGGCAGCTCTCCTACGGACGCACACGCTTTTTACGAAGGAGATCGTAAATTTCATCTAGCCATTGCCGAAGCCACGGAGAACCCTGTCCTGCTACGCATGATGACCATTGTGCACGAATTGATGGGCCAAAAACTATGGCTTACCCTCATGATGGGTTCCACCTTAGCCACACCGGGAAGATGGCGGCAAGCAGTTCAGGAGCACCACCATATTTACAAATCCATCGAGGCACAAAACGCAGAGTTGGCTGCAACGCGGATGAAGGAACATCTGGACATGGTCGAAAAGTTCATGATCGAAGCCGACCTCGCGCGCTCAAGCCAACCTTATGTCGTATTGTAG
- a CDS encoding (2Fe-2S)-binding protein: MRVEIHPILGEMKKPRLVEIEVDGQVIQAIEGEPIAAALLAAGKHIFRYTRKRHESRGVFCAIGRCTDCMMTVDGIPNVRTCVTPVKAGMKIQTQHGLGEFRRPFHEGD, translated from the coding sequence ATGCGCGTTGAGATACACCCTATATTAGGGGAAATGAAGAAGCCACGCTTGGTCGAGATCGAAGTGGATGGCCAAGTCATCCAAGCAATCGAGGGAGAGCCAATTGCAGCGGCCTTGCTGGCCGCAGGGAAACACATCTTTCGCTATACGCGGAAGCGGCATGAGTCGCGGGGCGTCTTCTGCGCCATCGGTCGCTGCACAGATTGCATGATGACGGTAGATGGCATCCCAAATGTCCGAACCTGCGTCACGCCGGTCAAGGCAGGGATGAAGATCCAAACTCAGCATGGACTGGGCGAATTTAGGAGGCCCTTCCATGAAGGAGACTGA